The following DNA comes from Musa acuminata AAA Group cultivar baxijiao chromosome BXJ1-4, Cavendish_Baxijiao_AAA, whole genome shotgun sequence.
AATTATTAGACTAGTATGTCTATCAGGTTGGCCAATGAATAATGATATTATGTGTCTGTCTTAGTTATAATTTTCaatatttaatttatcaaatcatttagctGACTGTATATACGTCTTTGTTCATTTTGATTACAattctttattctttctttctttttttgaaaaTGCAGTGTTGATGAATTGAGAAAGCTGTTAAATGACAAGGAAGCATATAATGCTTTTTTTAATTCACTTGAGCAAGTTAAAATTCAGAACAATGTAAGTCTGCAAGTTATGTTAGTGTTTTTAAGTATTTATGCAATTTTACTCTCTTTGTTTGCTATATTCAGTTCTTTATGTTAAAATGCTCCTTGTACAATATTGGGCAGGTAACCTATATTTTGATGATAGCCTCGTAGGAATTTGGAAGCTTCTATTTaattgctgtatgtcttactaaaaGTTGATAGTACTTACCTACTTGGCAATCCCTGGTATTGTCAAATATCCTACTATAAAGTGCTCACATGCTTactgaaattttatttttgaagttGTGCTTCACTGATAACCTCTCTTGTCCCTTTGTCATTTGAGTGGGACTCATAATGGTTTAGCTCTCAATTCGGTTAAGCACTTAAGTGTTGTGCTTAAGTTTCCCAGTTCAACTACTCAGGACTGATCCTGAATTTCATCCTCCATCATATATGTTTATGATGGTTACATCACTTTGTAAACAAGTCTGGTTGAGCTATAGAGTTAAGTTCCACTGATCTAATTGCTGCTTGAGCTGGCCTGCCTCTCGATTAGTAACATAGCTGTAGATTACATATTAGACTCAGCTTGATGTAAGCTATACACTAGCTGCTTGTTTCATTTTCTCCACTACAATTTTTATCCTGGGCTGATTTAGGTCACTCCTCTTCATCCTCTCTATGCTTTTGTCCTTGTTATACTTGTTAAGTCTGGGGTTAGTTCAAAAATGAATTGGGCTTTATCTTTCAGGTCAATGAGGCCATAAACCACATTCTAACCTGGTACCCTTTGAAATGCCATTGATAATTGTAAATCTGTAATATCCACATGGTTCTAATCTCCTTTTTGTAAGGTTTTGTGGATGGTTCGGAAGAGTACTTAGCCCTTGTGCTTTGCAGATCAGCAAAGAATTGTTAAATTAAAGAACTATTTGGTGCACAATGATAATGGTTGTCTTCTTCCACCTTCTGCTGAGCACTTCTTTGAATCCAAGATTGGACCTGATGGTTTTGGAGGCCTCAGTTATCTATTAGGCACATGATTTGTGAAGCACACACACTTCTAAACACTTGTCATTGTCTGTGTTGGACAACGGCACTTATTGGACACTTCCCAAGAGTCCAAGACATTTCTAATATTTTGAAAAATAGGACGTGTCATATTTATGTTATAAGCCACTTACATGGCATGTCAACTATAGATAGTATGTATGTTCCTTGGATTTTGTAACTTAATATGATTTCAATATCTTTACTATTTTGGATATGAATTAGCAAATTCTGTGCACTTTATAGCTATTGAATCTTGTGCCTATGTATGTCATGTATCATGTGTATCAACGTAGTTGCATCACATGAATCTCCTGTGTCTATATGATCTTAAGAATGACCAACCAATGCATTAGGTTCTCACTGATGTGAGGCTTGGAGAGGGTTAACATACAAATTCTTACCCTTGCAAACAATGAAGAGATTTCAGTATCTCGAACCCTAGTGACCCTTACCTAGATCACCATGGAATCATATTATCATGGCATAAAGGCTCACCCTCCGTAGTACACGATCTTATGTTTTTACAGAACATGGTTGATACTTGCACTACTATAAATGGGAAGTTGGGTGAGTTGATGCCAAAGCTCAGAGTCAGAACCAAGATCTAGAAAGATTTATTTGTTGTCACATTTTTTGGATTTATTAGAACTCTTATGGGCCTCTTTAGTTATACATAGGAGGAAATCACTACCATTTTCCATGTTAGATTGTTGGGTTTAATTTTGTTGTACGCAATGTATTCATTTTCAATGTTAATTGATATTCAATCATTTTCATCAGCTACGTGATGAACTTCGGAAGGAAACCGTGCAACTTGctagtaagtttttttttttttgggtgtgcTCTACATATTTTATACTTGAGCTATTTCACCAAAATGGCAACTCTATCTACCTTCTGCAGAGGAGAATTTGGAGAAGGAACCTCAAATCTTGGAGCTAAGAAACCAGGTAaccctttgatgctctacttctccaTGTTAAGTGGTTTACAAATGTTGTAGTAACATTCTGACCAACAATTCTGCATAATGGTAGCAAGAACCTGGTCCTGGTAGACCCAGACCATGGGATGATGCTTTTTTTAAAGTGTTTGATTTGAAGTGAAAATAACATTTTTATGTAAGTACTGTCAACAACTTGTTATAATTCTTAGTCACCAATCTCCGCACAGTGAAAATTCTgcaaaaaaaacaaaatgaaAGTCTGCAATGTAAGACTATAACCTCTTGTAAACTGCAATATGGGATGTAGTGTAGTCAATACCTTTCTAGCATGGCATGTTGTAGTGTAGGTCAGCATGTCTCTTTGCCAACCAGCATATCTCAAAGATTGACCTAGCTACTTGTCAGCATCTTCAGCATATTTCAGCTGGCCCTTGCTGTTACTTAGCCTCCTTTCCATCTGTATTGCTTGATAGACTAGAATTTTTCAAGTTGATTGCTGTTTTTTTACCCTAATTTTCTTTCGCTTTTGTTGACAGTTCAGTATTTAATACTTTCCTGGTTCATCGTGGTCTGCTTGTACTAAATTCACAGTGCACAATCATTCGAACAACTGAGCTGGCTGCTGCCCAAGAAAAGTTAGCAGAACTGGAGATGCAGAAGGAAGAAGCTCTGAAGACCTATTCGCCATCAGTTCTCTTGGAAAAGTTGCATGGTAAGAATCCCCTCGTGGTCATAAGAAAGCTATGCATTTGTATCTTTTTTGCTATTTTAGCCAACATTTTCCATCATATGGATGCCCGTACAACTTAATGTTTGAGGGATGATATGGTTATCCACACGATGTGCATTTCTTTCCTTGAATCGGTATGCGCCTAATATAGTAACATTGCAGACTGCCTGATCtacatcattttatttttctatccaTTTTTATCCACATGAATGCCACCCATGTACATATAATATGCCTACATTTATATAGCATATATTAATTATTATGCTCAAATAGATAACTTTTTTGGTTGAACTTATCCAGCCGCAATGATCGAAGTTGAAGAGGAATCTGAGATGCTACACAGGCAGCTTCTCGACAAGGAGATTGACCTTGCCACTTTTGTACAGAAATACAAGAAGCTCCGCAACACTTATCACAGACGGGCACTCATCCATCTTGCTGCAAAGACATCTGGTTTCTAAATTCAACTTGTTCTTGCTAAGATGCTGTCACGAGTACCACGGGGCATTACAGTTCCGCtgctttttttcttttacctttTTGTTTCCTGTGGCGAGCTGAGGGCCATCATCTGTCTTCATAGCACTGGCAGGTTCATTAGTACCTCACTCAGCCGAAACTATGGTTCACGCTGTGCAAACGAGTAGGGAGTAGGGTGTGTGCCAAGCTATCGTTGTTAGGCGACATATGTATGAGATGCATTCTCTTCACTTTATAGTGTTGGTCCAAAAAAAAGTCAGGTTGTTCAAATCATTAAAACGCATGTTGCTTCACATGTTCTTCAATCGGCATGGCCCTCATTTTCCATGCTTAATCGTTGGATGCCCATATGGCCCTAAAATAGGCATGTACTTTGTGCTTTGAACAGTAAGTGTTTTAATGTGAGCATTTGAGATGCAGCGTTTAAGCTCATAGTATGATATCGAGGACTCCGACATGGATTTCAGAGCTAAATTatatctacgaaaaataaaaggaCTAAAAAACTTAGGTCCTCGTCAATTGCATATTTACGGTCATAAAATAATGGTCAAAAGCCCGAGATAAGGCAGCTTGGTAGTGTCAATCCCGCCCATCGAAGTCAATCAATCTAAGCGTAGAAGAAAAGAGAACGCTGCCGCCAACGGTGGACGGACGTGAGAACGCCAAGTGGTTGGTCGGACAAATTAGCAACATATACTTGCCATGCTGGTGTTGACCAAATGTCCACAAGTTTATCCTACCATCTCTGCGCCTGCCGATTGCATTTAAatcagattaaaaaaatatttatttattggattctatatcaatataaataaataaataaataatcgatATCCAAACTACTCCCCAAATAGTTAGAACTTAGCTGATTGTTGTTGTATTCGAGTCCATTATGAACCGagtaaaattttaatcattaatttTTATCAACTAAGCTATAATCAATATTTGTATTTTCTAATATAAAACTAAAATTCATATATTCCGATCCGAAACATCATTCTGACTATTCCAAAATACATCCAACAAAAACCCGACTCTCTGTCTCACTCACTCTTCTCTTCTGTCGCAAATCTTTAAACCACACGTGGGAGTCTACAAACCTTCTCCCTCCGGTGGGGAGGATCCGCTGCAAATTTTTGCTTTACAATCCGACTCTACGCTTAAATACGAACGGTCCAACCGTCATCCCACTAATACAATAGTTGGAGCGGATCCCAAGCCTTTGTTTAGATGCCTCGGGTTTAAACCTCCACGACACCTCGGAGCCGCCTTCCTTCGCCTCTCTACTCatggaggagggaggagagcCGCAGGAGGGCGAGACGAAGTACCGTGGCGTACGGCGCCGGCCGTGGGGGAAGTACGGGGCCGAAATCCGCGACTCCACCCGGCACGGCGCCCGCGT
Coding sequences within:
- the LOC135646012 gene encoding vacuolar protein-sorting-associated protein 37 homolog 1-like, with the translated sequence MSWMLPFFGGNQQQQAHSNLQEIPTQSWYPSSVVSSSSRPTTPASSSGVDTYHAQPSPAEAAGVIACLKEKSVDELRKLLNDKEAYNAFFNSLEQVKIQNNLRDELRKETVQLAKENLEKEPQILELRNQCTIIRTTELAAAQEKLAELEMQKEEALKTYSPSVLLEKLHAAMIEVEEESEMLHRQLLDKEIDLATFVQKYKKLRNTYHRRALIHLAAKTSGF